The sequence CTCCGCCACGGGCGTGGCCGAAGATGGCCAGCGCGAGCATCCCGCAACCGCCCAGCAGCATGAGGATGCCGAAGAGCCGCGGAACCTTGCTTTCTTTCCTAGCGTTCATCGCCGGGTTTCCAGCCACTCGACCACCTTGGCCAGGGCGCGGGCACGGTGGCTGAGCTGGTTCTTCACGTCGTCGCCGAGTTCGGAGAAGGTCCGGTCGTAGCCAGCGGGGACGAAAAGCGGATCGTAGCCGAAGCCGCCCGTGCCGCGGCGCTCCTCAATGATCGCGCCCTCCACGCTGCCGTCGAAATTGCCGAGCTCCGTGCCGTGCTCGGCGACAACCATGGTGCAGCGGAAGCGGGCGGTACGCTGGTTCTTGTCGGACATCTCGCGCATAAGGCGCTCGTTGTTGCGGGTGTGGTTGCCCTCCTCGCCGCCGTAGCTGGAGGACCAGACGCCGGGAGCTCCGGCGAGGGCGTCGACCTCGAGGCCGGAGTCGTCGGAGAGGACGATGCCCTCGATTTCGCGGCTGATGGCGAGGGCCTTGAGGCGGGCGTTTTCGAGGAAGGTGGTGCCGGTTTCCGGGACGGAGGGGAGGTCCGGGAAGGCGGTGACGTCGAGGACTTCGTAGCGATCCCCGATCATCGAGCGGATTTCCGCGGTCTTGTGGGCGTTGCGGGTGGCGATGACGAGCCGGGGGCGGGTTTCCATACCTCCGGCTACCGGTTTGCGGGACCGGGGCCAAGATTTTTGAAATAATCCGGCGTTGTGCTACGCCTTATAGGTCAATG comes from Luteolibacter sp. LG18 and encodes:
- the rdgB gene encoding RdgB/HAM1 family non-canonical purine NTP pyrophosphatase yields the protein METRPRLVIATRNAHKTAEIRSMIGDRYEVLDVTAFPDLPSVPETGTTFLENARLKALAISREIEGIVLSDDSGLEVDALAGAPGVWSSSYGGEEGNHTRNNERLMREMSDKNQRTARFRCTMVVAEHGTELGNFDGSVEGAIIEERRGTGGFGYDPLFVPAGYDRTFSELGDDVKNQLSHRARALAKVVEWLETRR